From Gloeocapsopsis sp. IPPAS B-1203, one genomic window encodes:
- the nadA gene encoding quinolinate synthase NadA, with translation MFTIAPASTKPPVDLFAAIQELKGKMNAVILAHYYQEPEIQDIADYIGDSLGLSRQAASTDADVIVFAGVHFMAETAKILNPDKLVLLPDLAAGCSLADSCPPEAFAAFKAVHPDHLVISYINCTAEIKAMSDIICTSSNAVDIVNQISKEQPIIFAPDRNLGRYVMEQTGRDLLLWQGSCIVHETFSERKIVQLKVEYPEAEVIAHPECESAILRHANYIGSTTALLKYCQQSEKQVFIVVTEPGIIYQMQKLQPSKTFIPAPPVNNCACNECPYMRLNTLEKLYWAMKHQTPEINLRQEISLAALKPMQR, from the coding sequence GTGTTTACAATTGCACCTGCCTCGACGAAACCACCAGTTGATTTATTTGCAGCAATTCAGGAATTAAAAGGTAAAATGAATGCTGTTATTCTGGCACATTATTACCAAGAGCCAGAGATCCAAGATATTGCTGACTATATTGGTGACTCATTAGGGCTTTCTCGTCAAGCAGCCAGCACAGATGCTGATGTCATCGTCTTTGCCGGTGTCCATTTTATGGCGGAAACGGCTAAAATTCTTAACCCAGACAAGCTTGTCCTGTTACCTGATTTAGCTGCAGGATGTTCTTTAGCTGATAGTTGTCCGCCAGAAGCGTTTGCAGCATTCAAAGCGGTACATCCAGATCATTTAGTAATTTCTTACATCAACTGCACTGCCGAAATTAAGGCAATGAGCGACATTATTTGTACTAGTTCCAATGCAGTTGACATTGTCAATCAAATTTCAAAGGAGCAACCGATTATATTTGCCCCAGACCGCAACTTAGGACGATATGTGATGGAGCAAACAGGGAGAGACTTGCTACTTTGGCAAGGGAGTTGTATCGTACATGAAACATTTTCCGAACGTAAAATAGTACAGTTAAAAGTTGAGTATCCTGAAGCGGAAGTCATTGCACATCCAGAGTGCGAAAGCGCTATTTTACGTCATGCTAATTATATTGGTTCTACAACTGCTTTATTAAAATACTGTCAGCAAAGTGAAAAGCAAGTTTTTATTGTAGTGACAGAACCAGGAATTATTTATCAAATGCAAAAGTTACAACCAAGTAAAACTTTTATTCCTGCGCCTCCAGTCAATAACTGTGCATGTAACGAGTGTCCTTACATGCGGTTAAACACTTTAGAAAAACTTTACTGGGCAATGAAACATCAAACTCCAGAAATTAACCTAAGACAAGAAATTAGTTTAGCTGCCTTGAAACCTATGCAGAGAA
- a CDS encoding TIGR04168 family protein, translated as MTSQKTHKQLKIAVVGDIHDQWEAADGIALQQLGVDLVLFVGDFGNESVEVVRAIASLDIPKAAVFGNHDAWYTATDWGRKKCPYNREQEDWVQQQIDLFGENHVGYQKRDFPELGLSVVGSRPFSWGGTTWKNASFYKERFGVTNFAESTALMVAAAESAHHNNIIFLGHNGPFGLGDRAEDPCGKDWQPLGGDFGDPDLAAAIAQTRAAGKNIPLVTFGHMHHKLRHTQQMRKAITVTEGTVYLNAASVPRIVQIGSDRQRNFSLVDLQGAVVTQVSLVWINQNYKIASEQVLYQENNSLMQTV; from the coding sequence ATGACCAGTCAGAAGACACACAAACAGTTAAAAATTGCTGTAGTTGGAGATATTCACGACCAATGGGAAGCAGCAGATGGCATTGCACTACAACAATTGGGTGTAGATTTAGTACTATTTGTGGGTGATTTTGGTAATGAGTCAGTAGAAGTAGTTCGGGCGATCGCTTCCTTAGATATTCCTAAAGCAGCAGTTTTTGGCAATCACGATGCTTGGTATACTGCTACAGACTGGGGAAGAAAGAAGTGTCCCTACAACCGAGAACAAGAAGACTGGGTACAGCAACAGATTGATTTATTCGGAGAAAACCATGTAGGCTATCAAAAACGTGACTTTCCAGAGTTAGGTCTCAGCGTTGTCGGTAGCCGCCCTTTTAGCTGGGGAGGGACAACCTGGAAAAATGCAAGTTTTTACAAAGAACGGTTTGGCGTTACAAATTTTGCGGAGTCTACCGCTTTGATGGTAGCAGCAGCAGAAAGTGCGCATCATAATAACATTATTTTTCTCGGACATAATGGTCCATTTGGACTAGGCGATCGTGCTGAAGATCCCTGTGGTAAGGATTGGCAACCATTAGGTGGCGACTTTGGCGATCCTGACTTAGCTGCAGCGATCGCTCAAACCCGTGCAGCAGGCAAAAACATTCCCTTGGTGACTTTTGGTCATATGCACCACAAACTCCGTCATACACAGCAAATGCGTAAAGCTATTACTGTTACAGAAGGAACAGTTTATTTAAATGCAGCTAGTGTGCCTCGTATAGTGCAAATAGGAAGCGATCGCCAGCGAAACTTTTCGCTTGTTGACTTACAAGGTGCTGTTGTCACTCAAGTTTCCTTGGTGTGGATAAATCAAAATTACAAAATAGCTTCTGAACAAGTTCTTTATCAAGAAAATAACTCTTTAATGCAAACCGTATAG
- a CDS encoding FAD-binding oxidoreductase: MKTYDWIVIGSGITGAALSYELVKQGFSVLLLEKEATPHNATYYSYGGLAYWSGTTDLTKQLCDEGIARHRLLSQELKADTEFRELDLLLTIDRDENLEVIAASYAKFANPPQLLSVEEACELEPLLNKDAIAGALTVKHGHIHAAKLAEAYIQAFLRTGGTMYVGQVWELLREGQRVTGVKTKTNTYQSANTVVCAGGFSRALLKSAGISVPVYFTHAEIIATPPVDIELRTLVMPADLQRFRLEAESTTDNMWDVMGEPLPPILDAGAIQFRDRHLYLGQISRIIAEPFAPIDAMSSEAALRDSIGKILPKLKNLPGTWHHCLVAFSSDHLPLIGAISNFEGIHIFSGFSNPLVIIPPLAQRFAHSVAGQHDEIILQLSPQRT, translated from the coding sequence ATGAAAACTTACGACTGGATTGTGATCGGCAGTGGAATTACAGGTGCGGCATTAAGCTATGAGCTAGTCAAACAAGGCTTTAGTGTGTTACTTCTCGAAAAAGAAGCAACACCACACAATGCTACTTATTATAGCTATGGTGGCTTAGCATATTGGTCGGGGACAACAGATTTAACTAAACAACTATGTGATGAAGGCATTGCTCGTCATCGTTTATTATCTCAGGAGTTAAAGGCAGATACTGAGTTTCGCGAATTAGATCTGCTTCTAACCATTGACCGAGATGAAAATCTTGAAGTGATAGCAGCGTCTTATGCAAAGTTTGCTAATCCACCACAATTACTGAGTGTAGAGGAAGCTTGCGAGTTGGAACCACTACTGAATAAAGATGCGATCGCTGGGGCGCTTACAGTTAAACACGGTCACATCCATGCAGCAAAACTTGCTGAAGCATATATCCAAGCATTCTTACGTACTGGTGGGACAATGTATGTAGGGCAGGTGTGGGAGTTGCTGCGAGAAGGTCAACGCGTTACAGGAGTGAAGACGAAAACCAATACTTACCAATCTGCAAATACTGTAGTGTGTGCAGGTGGCTTTAGTCGCGCATTACTTAAATCAGCCGGAATTTCTGTTCCGGTATATTTTACTCATGCAGAAATTATTGCAACTCCACCTGTTGATATTGAGTTGCGTACTCTTGTTATGCCGGCGGATTTGCAAAGGTTTCGCTTAGAAGCTGAATCGACAACAGACAACATGTGGGATGTCATGGGGGAACCGTTACCACCAATTCTGGATGCAGGGGCAATTCAATTTCGCGATCGCCACTTATACCTTGGTCAAATCAGTCGTATAATCGCAGAACCCTTTGCACCCATTGATGCGATGAGTAGCGAAGCTGCCCTCAGAGACAGTATTGGCAAAATTTTACCAAAACTCAAAAACTTACCAGGAACGTGGCATCATTGCCTTGTTGCCTTTAGTAGCGATCACTTACCTTTAATAGGTGCTATTTCCAACTTCGAGGGTATCCACATCTTCTCTGGTTTTAGCAATCCTTTAGTCATCATCCCGCCTCTAGCACAACGATTTGCGCATTCAGTCGCAGGTCAACACGATGAAATTATTCTTCAGTTAAGTCCGCAACGCACATAA
- a CDS encoding nuclear transport factor 2 family protein has translation MTDSSDKEAIIAVNEAFYRVFSNRDIGSMRLIWWQGATSLCIHPGGKVLMGWESIQASWESIFRNTNSLEIDIEVIKVEIDQAIAYVVVQEIVLQSSRGRKVKAPSLATNIFQKMAQQWYLIHHHGSPIVR, from the coding sequence ATGACTGACTCATCAGATAAAGAAGCAATTATAGCGGTCAATGAAGCTTTTTACCGTGTCTTCTCCAACAGGGATATCGGTAGTATGAGGCTCATCTGGTGGCAAGGCGCAACGAGTTTGTGCATTCACCCAGGTGGAAAAGTTTTGATGGGATGGGAGTCGATTCAAGCCTCTTGGGAATCTATCTTTCGCAATACTAATTCTCTAGAAATAGATATAGAAGTTATCAAAGTAGAAATTGACCAAGCCATTGCCTACGTAGTCGTTCAAGAAATCGTCTTGCAGTCGAGCCGAGGTAGAAAGGTAAAAGCACCATCCCTAGCAACGAATATCTTTCAAAAGATGGCACAACAATGGTACTTAATTCATCATCATGGTAGTCCAATTGTGCGCTAG
- a CDS encoding DOPA 4,5-dioxygenase family protein, protein MEFQDISLIEGYHAHVYFDETTVEQAKALCEEAGKLFQVTVGRMHHKNVGPHPSWSCQLAFDRTNYADLLSWLALNRKSLTILIHPLTGNDLKDHTDYALWMGEPQALKLDVL, encoded by the coding sequence ATGGAATTTCAAGATATAAGTTTGATCGAGGGGTATCACGCCCATGTATACTTCGACGAGACAACCGTTGAGCAAGCAAAAGCTTTGTGTGAAGAAGCGGGTAAGCTATTTCAAGTAACCGTGGGTCGGATGCACCATAAAAACGTTGGACCACATCCAAGTTGGAGTTGTCAGCTAGCTTTTGATCGTACCAACTATGCAGATCTGCTATCTTGGCTGGCGCTCAATAGAAAAAGTTTAACGATTTTGATTCATCCTTTAACAGGAAATGATTTAAAAGATCATACTGATTATGCTTTGTGGATGGGAGAACCACAGGCTTTAAAACTTGATGTGCTTTAG